The archaeon BMS3Bbin15 genome contains the following window.
TACTCTACCTTTGGTGTTAAAGATGCTGTGATTATATCGCCAGATAAGGGGGCATCTGGTCTTGCAAAGAATCTCGGAAAGCATCTAAAATGTGAATATGACCATCTTGAGAAGAAAAGGATTGGCCCTGGAAGAGTTAAAATTATGCCCAGTAATATAAACCTTAAGGGTAAAAACGTCATTATATATGACGATATAATCGATTCGGGCGGCAGTATAGCCGGAGCAATAAAGCTGCTCCATAAGCAGGGGGCAGAGAACATTCTTACAGCATGTATTCACCCTGTACTATCCAACAATGCTATAACAAGGCTATTCACCTCAGGTGTAGTTGATCTGGTTGGTACAAACACAATTCCGAGCCAGATAAGCTTTATAACTGTCTCAGAAATAATTTCAAAGATGCTGAAATGAACCCTTTTGAAGCTCTTGAGGTTGGCGTGGGGGCTCAGGCAGATTTGCCTCAAATCTGGGAATTAGATATGGCCTTAGTCCTTCTATTAATCTTTTGAAGATGGCCAAGTTGAGGGTATACGGGTAGTAAGAGGCGAAGGCTACACTCTATAGCCATTTCATACTTCTTTTATACTTAGTGGGACTTTCTCCTTCTTCAAGTTTCCTGAAGATATACAGATGCTCGTGAGCAATTAGCAGGAAGTCATATTTACATAGCCAGCTCTCTCGTGTTGTCTTCATCTTCCACTGGAGCTTTATAACTTCCTCACGCAGAATAAAGCCAGCATCGAGGAAGGCAAGAAGCACTCTTGTAGCTATGGGCACATAGTGCTTATATTTGCGGGTGTTTCCAATCAGCACGGCGCAGTGCTTCCCAGGCTTGAGCACGCGGTAGCACTCCTCAGCAACCCTGGCCATCTCTTTTATATATTCTTCAAGCTTGAACGAGGATAAATCTCCAGGTATGCGCTTTGCAGAGTATGGAATTATGCCAGCGTAGGGTAGATGTGTGGCAATCAGGTCTATGCTTTCATCTGTAATCAGGTTCAGGTTGCACGCATCTCCGCCATTTTTAGATGTAATAAATTATACTGATGATAATTGGTTGCGATTTTGATTTTTATGACATGATAGGGAAAAATTAAGAGAAGAATTAGTTCAAACTGGAGATTTAGATGAATACAAACAATTTATTAAATAATCTTTACAAGAAATGAGCAGAGTTCTACGAAAAGAAAAATATTGTATTGTTGAGGTAGGTGATGTTCGACATAAGTCAAAGAAACTTTATCTTGATAGGGTTATTGTTGAGTTAGTTGGAGATATGGATTTAAAAGTTGAAAAAATAATGATTAATTACATGAATGTTCCTAAAATATCAAGAGCATTTAGAAGAAAAGAAGAATAGCAAGGTACTAAAACTAATAGGTGTATTATCATGAAGAAAATTTAATTTTTAAAGTCTGATAATCTTACTTCTTGAAGGGTATTTTTTAGTCGTTGTTCAATAATTTTGTTGTAAACAGGAGAAAGTTCAAAACCAAGATATTTTCTTCTGTTTTTTTTAGCAGAAACTGCAACAGTTCCAGAACCCATAAATGGGTCAAAAACGACCTCATTTTTGTTTGAACTTGCTTTAACAAAAATATCAATTAACTTTACAGGTAATTGGCAAACATGCTCGGTTTTATCTTTGTTTACATTCTTCACAATATTCATCTCAATAATGTCTTCACCATTATAATCAAACTTAAAAACGTCGTAAGGTGTTTTTCCTTTTGATCCTTTTTCAATTAATTTTTTAATTCGTTTATCAGTTGGATTTCTATAAGGTTCTGCAATTGCATCTTTATTAAATGTGCAATCACTTTGCTTTTTTGCTTTAATATAAAATAAAATACTATGTTGTGTTCTTGTGAAATTATACTTAGAATGACCTGTATTTGTTGGATAATGCCATGTCATCCAACGCTTAAATAGAAGATGTTCATCCAAGAAAGGCATCAGATAAGCATTATTTTCTGGATAGTTAAAAAGATAAAGGCTACCTCCTAACTTCAATATTCTTATACATTCTGAAAGCCATTTCTTACACCATTCTATATATTCTTCTTTTGATTTTTTATCTTTATATGGGCTGTTATATTGTTTACCAATATTGAAAGGAGGATCTGTAATAATTAAGTCTACCGAGTTGTCAGGAATTCTTTTTTTCATTCCCTCTACACAATCCTCATTGTAAATTTTGTTGGTTTCCATTTTACATCAGTTGAAGAACTTTTTTACCATCTTCGGTAATCTGATATAATCGTCCTCTTTTATCTTCTTCATTAAGACATCTTACAAGTTTATTGTCTTTAAATTCTTTGAGGAAAATCGAAACGTGATTAACGACGATTCCAGTTTCTTTTGATATTTCAGTGGGAGTTAAAACTTTTCCTCTGTCAAGTAATTTTAAGATATTTACTCTATTTTCACTTGTTTTGAGCAATTGAAGACCTTTTATCATAAGCTTATCCATGTAGTATATTAAACACTACTTCTTTTTACTGTTATTTACTACTTACACACAACTTATATATAAATCATTATGTGATAAACTGTATATAAACTGTGAAAAGCAGTATAATAAATGATGATTATCTTTAATCAATGCCTGAAGAGAACAAGATTGATACTGTTATTGAATTAAAAATTAAATCTCCAAAAAATATTTATCATGAGTTAGCTGTTGCATTAGAGCCATACAAAGAAAGGCCAACTTGTTCTGTGGAATTTATTGTTGAAGGTACAAAAGACCGACCAACAATTGGAATTAGATACCCAGGCCGTAAGGCGCTTAACAGAGTAAGAGCCGGAAGGATTAAGAAGGTAAGAGCAAACTCTGCAGAATGGGCAAATCTTTTTGATTTTTTAGTAATTCCATATGTTAGTGGAAAAGAACTGACGCAAGGAGAATTTACATTTGAAAAGATTCTACGGGATTTTCAGGACAACAAAAGAAAAAGTGAAGAATTCTGGGAATTAATAGAGGAACTCTATAAACATAACACCATTAGTAAAGAACCACCAAAATTGCCCGGTATTGATTCAAAATTATATTTGCTTGTTTTGAAATGGATATGGATTCAGGAAGATTTTAATTACAAGTTGGGCTGGCAGGATGTTAATTCTCATATTCGTTATGTTTTGGAAACAAGAACAGGAACATCTACTTCAAAAGGCGCTGGAAGAGGAAAATTTTACGCAGCTCTAATTCTGTTAAAGCATAATTTCAATTTTGACGTAGTGAAAAAGATCATACCTCTCTATTAGAATGACTTACAAATTTTCACACTCATTATTAACTCTTTTAAAAGAGTAATGTGGATTTTGTAAGTGGTTGAGAATTGTATGATTTAATAATCTAAAATGCTATATAGTTCTATATTGAAAGTAGTTAGGGATTTAGTATTCTTATCAGGCCCTATCAAGAAATCAATAAACTCTCTAACATCAAAAATAATGATTTCTAATTCAGTGAAATTTAATATAAAATCTCTAATAAATGAGTCATAGTCAGTCTTTTTTTTACAAAAGAGTTTCTTTAATATTTTCAAGGAAATTAACTAAGTAAACTGAATTTGGGTTCGGGGCTGTTTCTGTATTATCTGCCAAACATGTCGCTTAGTTTTAAGTAGTGGTTTGCATATCACTTCATGAAGCTCAGTCACAGCGACATCGAGAATATTTGTTCTTAGAGTTGTCAGGTATGTGTCTGGCACTAAGTCTGTAGCTGGGCAATATGACATGATAGCCTCTTTAAAATCGAACGTGTTTATATATACTATAGACGAAGAATATAGGATAAAATATCAAGAAAATTTCAGGAGGATTAAAATATGAAAGGAAGAATACTGGCCTTCAGGCAAAGCAGACGGGTGAGCAATCCACGCTATGCGGTTGTGAAACCTTCAATTGAAGGAAACTACATTGGCAGGAAGGTAGTGTACACCACGCTGACAGGAAAAAAGATAGCCGGCAAGGTCAGAAAACACCACGGCAATGCACTGCTGGTATGCTTCTCCCGCGGGCTTCCTGGGCTGGCACTGGGGAGTGATGTGGAGTTCATACCGTCATCAAAAGCCGAAGAGAAATCTTAGGCTGACAGAAATTTTGAAAAGCCAGGAAATATGGCGCATTTTCCTCACACCAGAACCTACTCCTCAGAAAGAGATGCAAAAGCTCTTAGAAACTCCTCCTCCATAAAGTGAAACTCTGCAGGGATTATAAGAGTGTGAGGTGGTCTGCCAAGGTCTTCTTCCAGCAATTTTCTGATACTGCCCGCTTTTAGTTTGAACTCAGGCGCTCCCGCCCTTGAAACAACCACAGCAATAGTTTCAGTATTAATAACCCCCTCCTTTTTTCTATCTTCAAGCTTCAGCAAAATTTCAAG
Protein-coding sequences here:
- the bamHIM gene encoding modification methylase BamHI; amino-acid sequence: METNKIYNEDCVEGMKKRIPDNSVDLIITDPPFNIGKQYNSPYKDKKSKEEYIEWCKKWLSECIRILKLGGSLYLFNYPENNAYLMPFLDEHLLFKRWMTWHYPTNTGHSKYNFTRTQHSILFYIKAKKQSDCTFNKDAIAEPYRNPTDKRIKKLIEKGSKGKTPYDVFKFDYNGEDIIEMNIVKNVNKDKTEHVCQLPVKLIDIFVKASSNKNEVVFDPFMGSGTVAVSAKKNRRKYLGFELSPVYNKIIEQRLKNTLQEVRLSDFKN
- a CDS encoding 50S ribosomal protein L35Ae, which gives rise to MKGRILAFRQSRRVSNPRYAVVKPSIEGNYIGRKVVYTTLTGKKIAGKVRKHHGNALLVCFSRGLPGLALGSDVEFIPSSKAEEKS